One Defluviimonas sp. SAOS-178_SWC DNA window includes the following coding sequences:
- a CDS encoding fumarylacetoacetate hydrolase family protein — translation MKLLRYGPAGQEKPGLLDASGRVRDLSGIVPDIAGAALLPEALARLAATDAENLPLVPGTPQEDLRLGPCVGRIGKFIGIGLNYADHAAESGLPVPPEPVIFNKWTSAISGPDDDVEIPRGSVKTDWEVELGVVIGKGGKYIEEADALAHVAGYCVINDVSEREYQIDRAGTWDKGKGCDTFGPIGPWLVTPDEAGDIDALNMWLEVDGHRYQNGSTATMVYKVPHLVSYVSRFMSLQPGDVISTGTPPGVGMGQKPPVYLKGGEVMRLSVEGLGVQTQRVVRG, via the coding sequence ATGAAACTTCTTCGCTACGGGCCGGCAGGTCAGGAAAAACCCGGACTGCTCGACGCGTCCGGGCGGGTGCGCGACCTTTCGGGGATCGTCCCGGATATCGCCGGTGCGGCGCTTCTGCCCGAGGCGCTGGCACGGCTCGCCGCTACGGATGCGGAGAACTTGCCGCTGGTTCCCGGAACCCCGCAGGAGGATCTGCGGCTCGGCCCCTGCGTCGGCCGGATCGGAAAGTTCATCGGCATCGGCCTCAATTATGCCGACCATGCTGCCGAATCCGGGTTGCCGGTGCCGCCGGAGCCGGTGATCTTCAACAAGTGGACCTCGGCGATCTCGGGTCCCGACGACGATGTCGAGATCCCGCGCGGTTCCGTCAAGACCGACTGGGAGGTGGAACTCGGCGTCGTCATCGGCAAGGGCGGCAAGTATATCGAGGAGGCTGACGCGCTTGCTCATGTCGCGGGTTATTGCGTGATCAACGATGTCTCGGAACGCGAATACCAGATCGATCGGGCGGGCACCTGGGACAAGGGCAAGGGCTGCGACACGTTCGGTCCGATCGGCCCCTGGCTGGTGACGCCGGACGAGGCGGGCGACATCGACGCGTTGAATATGTGGCTCGAGGTCGACGGGCACCGCTACCAGAACGGCTCGACCGCGACGATGGTCTACAAGGTGCCGCATCTCGTCTCTTACGTCAGCCGCTTCATGTCCCTGCAGCCGGGCGACGTGATTTCCACCGGAACGCCGCCGGGCGTCGGCATGGGACAAAAACCGCCCGTCTACCTGAAGGGCGGTGAAGTGATGCGGCTCTCGGTCGAGGGGCTGGGCGTCCAGACCCAGCGGGTGGTCAGGGGCTGA